In a single window of the Rhodanobacter sp. LX-99 genome:
- a CDS encoding toll/interleukin-1 receptor domain-containing protein codes for MTQASAVPACRYRAFISYSHRDKAWAGWLHRALETYAVPKRLVGQATAFGEIPARLAPIFRDRDELASATDLGRKVNEALAQSASLLVICSPNSATSHWVNEEVLAFKRLGRSERIFCLIVDGEPDASELPGRAAEECFAPALRHRLGADGALGHERTEPIAADARAGKDGKANAKLKLIAGMLDIGFDALKRRELQRRARRMAALATLALIVMAATTALAITAMIARHAAVVASQAAERRQKQAEGLVNFMLGDLNDKLAQVSRLDIMETVDDHSMSYFQSLPSTDVTDEALAQRAKALEKIGSVRLDQGHLPAAMASYQAASKLAAMLAEKAPADSTRQLAYAQVLAFVGMTHWYQGQLDAAQQSFESAQTVLQRAVPSEADVLPLQYQQEMIENNIGHVLEARGRLDEATGHYRNALALSRKLVAARPGKTEWALELGGAHNNLGKLALMRGDLATAVAEYAADDAIEAALSARDPRNNDQRESMLTVRAILGRTLALTGDIEAGMRDLQQAVDIARQLTKIDPGNTSFQEHLALYSSQLGRLRRLSGDLPAAQALNGQSLSIFLALTKQDPANVGRQREFAEAQLEQAAQSQASGQTDAARRQAQAALTILAPLFVKQSDDRATLLATAGAQLLLAAVSDEVRAPRQLRSDALNAMQAVKSGGDDPRLLALQVEALLALGMKAQAQAVTRRLWGSGYRDAALLAVLRRERIDYPVNTAFQQKLLAATDINARQ; via the coding sequence ATGACGCAAGCTTCCGCGGTGCCGGCATGCCGGTACCGCGCCTTCATCAGCTACAGCCACCGGGACAAGGCCTGGGCGGGCTGGCTGCACCGGGCGCTGGAAACCTACGCGGTTCCGAAGCGCCTGGTCGGCCAGGCGACGGCGTTCGGCGAGATCCCCGCCCGCCTCGCGCCGATCTTCCGCGATCGCGACGAGCTGGCCAGTGCCACCGATCTCGGCCGCAAGGTCAACGAGGCGTTGGCGCAATCGGCAAGCCTGCTGGTGATCTGCTCGCCGAACTCGGCGACTTCGCACTGGGTCAACGAGGAAGTGCTGGCGTTCAAGCGGCTCGGCCGCAGCGAGCGCATCTTCTGCCTGATCGTCGATGGCGAACCCGACGCGAGCGAGCTGCCCGGCCGCGCCGCCGAGGAATGTTTCGCGCCGGCGCTTCGTCATCGACTCGGCGCCGACGGTGCGCTGGGCCACGAGCGCACCGAGCCGATCGCCGCCGACGCGCGCGCGGGCAAGGACGGCAAGGCCAATGCCAAGCTGAAGCTGATCGCCGGCATGCTGGACATCGGTTTCGATGCGCTGAAGCGGCGCGAATTGCAGCGACGCGCCCGGCGCATGGCGGCGCTGGCCACGCTGGCGCTGATCGTGATGGCGGCGACCACCGCCCTGGCGATCACCGCCATGATCGCCCGCCACGCCGCGGTGGTCGCCAGCCAGGCCGCCGAGCGTCGGCAGAAACAGGCCGAGGGCCTGGTCAATTTCATGCTCGGCGATCTCAACGACAAGCTGGCGCAGGTATCACGTCTGGACATCATGGAAACCGTCGACGATCACTCGATGAGCTATTTCCAGTCGCTGCCGAGCACCGATGTCACCGACGAAGCACTGGCGCAGCGCGCCAAGGCACTGGAGAAGATCGGCAGTGTGCGACTGGATCAAGGTCATCTCCCAGCGGCGATGGCGTCATACCAGGCGGCCTCGAAGCTCGCCGCCATGCTGGCCGAGAAGGCTCCCGCCGACTCCACGCGACAGCTCGCGTATGCGCAGGTCCTGGCCTTCGTCGGCATGACCCACTGGTATCAGGGGCAGCTCGACGCGGCACAGCAGAGTTTCGAGTCGGCGCAAACCGTGCTGCAGCGCGCCGTACCGAGTGAGGCGGATGTGCTGCCGTTGCAGTACCAGCAGGAGATGATCGAAAACAATATCGGTCATGTGCTCGAAGCACGCGGCCGGCTGGACGAGGCGACCGGCCATTACCGCAACGCACTGGCTTTGTCCCGCAAGCTGGTGGCCGCCAGGCCCGGCAAGACCGAGTGGGCGCTGGAATTGGGCGGGGCGCACAACAATCTCGGCAAGCTGGCATTGATGCGCGGCGACCTTGCAACAGCCGTCGCCGAATACGCCGCCGACGACGCGATCGAGGCCGCACTCTCCGCGCGCGACCCCAGGAACAACGACCAGCGCGAGAGCATGCTTACGGTCCGCGCCATTCTGGGGCGCACGCTGGCCCTGACCGGCGACATCGAGGCGGGCATGCGCGATCTGCAACAGGCGGTCGACATCGCCAGGCAACTGACGAAGATCGATCCGGGCAATACCAGCTTCCAGGAGCATCTGGCACTGTATTCCTCGCAGCTGGGCCGGCTGCGGCGCCTGAGCGGCGATCTGCCCGCGGCTCAGGCGCTGAATGGGCAGTCGTTGTCCATTTTCCTTGCCTTGACGAAACAGGATCCGGCGAACGTCGGCAGGCAGCGCGAGTTCGCCGAGGCACAGCTTGAGCAAGCCGCGCAATCGCAGGCGTCCGGCCAGACCGACGCAGCGCGCAGGCAGGCGCAAGCTGCACTGACCATCCTTGCCCCATTGTTCGTCAAGCAGTCCGACGACCGCGCCACCTTGCTGGCGACGGCGGGCGCGCAGCTTTTGCTCGCGGCGGTATCCGATGAGGTGCGGGCCCCGCGGCAACTGCGCAGCGACGCCTTGAACGCGATGCAGGCGGTGAAAAGCGGCGGCGACGATCCGCGTCTGCTGGCGTTGCAGGTCGAGGCGCTGCTGGCGCTGGGCATGAAAGCCCAGGCGCAGGCCGTGACCCGGCGACTGTGGGGCAGCGGCTACCGCGATGCGGCGCTGTTGGCCGTATTGCGGCGCGAGCGGATCGACTATCCGGTCAATACGGCCTTCCAGCAGAAACTGCTGGCGGCAACCGACATCAACGCTCGCCAATAA